ATGGTTTAGCTCTACTCTACGTAATTGACTATTTAGCTGATTTTGAATTCAGCATAGTACTAGATAGTAGACACTTTGCTCCGAAATTTATTATTTATCAAGGCATTAAAAAGCTTAAAGAAGATATAATTTTGCTAAGTTTTAGCCGTGGTCATATTAGATTGAATAATAAGAATGGAGCTCTGCATACTCACCCTTTAAGCGAGTTATTTCTTAAGCATCGTCACCTAATTATACCTTACTCGAATGATACATTTTCGTTCAATTATTCCCACTATTGTCAGTATTGGGAACAACAAATTATGGACATTGAATTCATAGCCCATCTGTCTCTGCGACGTCTGTATTGAGAAGTCACTGAAACCACTAATGTTGTGCTTAAtgacttcttcttcctcttcttttcacCATCAAAATGATAATAGGGTCTGTAGAACCTTTTAGCTTTGCTATCAGAATGTTTTCCACGCATGATCATAGGATTCATATTCACTGATTCTTTGAAGGCCCCTTCACATTTTCTGCGCTTGCAGATGTTGGGACTCAAGAATTGCTGAATTGGCCCTGGCCGTTACTTTTGTTGTAAACGTAACTATGTAGGACAATACTACAACTATCTAGATAGATGTAGATTGTAGGACAATCACAGTTGCTTCCTACCCACAATGAGTAGGGTTTGAAAGGCTAATGTCGGGCTTGGCACAGTGACTTTGCCTACCTGACTAGGCCTCTCCACTCATCAATCAATTTAATGTCCCTCTTTAGTCATAAACACATGCTATGAGGAGGTTCGGGTCAGGTCATTCTCGTTGAGTGAACAGCACtcacattttttaatttttttagaaTGTGAAATACATTAGGTGTACGATCATAGTACAGCATATTTAACACATGAGATAGCCAAATAACTAATCTACGATCTAAACATTTATCGCTACAACATGGACCACCCAAACACAGATGGTTGGGATAAATGATAATAATATTTGATGTGAGGAAGTCCAACATGGTCGTCACCTTCTGCAAGAGTGCATTCCATGGAATAATTCCCTCCACTACTTTGCAAAACTGCAAGAACCCAATGGTCATCTAAttagagaaggagagagaacaAGACTGAAATCTTCACCAGCTGAACAAAATAGGTCCTGGAAAATTTgaggttatttttttttttttggtctgatggACAATTTGAGATGTTCTAGtaggcctgtaaatggaccgggttcggatcggatcgacctaaatccaaatccgtttactaaaaaaaaaattcgatccaaacccgctccgttaacccggcggatcattgatacctcgatccaaatccgtaccCGTctgattaacggatacccgatccgctaatccgatccgtttataatttcaaatatttttaaattttaaatagtaatattaaatttatatcataatatctcataagatattaataaaatattaaaataacatgatctacatgaagagtatcgccaaaaataaaattactaaGACTGcctcttagatttctgcaaaaaagtaatattagaaatctttaatattttatattttatattttaaaaaaataataatatattaataaaaaataatatttttttattactaaaacgggttggatcattaacggatcggatcgacctaaatccaaatccgatccgtttattaaacgggtttacggattcggatcattaacggatcaacggatcaaaatgttcgatccaaacccgtttaaTAGCTACGGATATAGAGCGGGTcaggatcaaaatccggtccatttacaggtctatgtTCTAGGCAGGCATAGAAAATAGTCTCCAAAATATCACAAAAACAGAAACTTAATATATGACTTTGAAAGCCCAACCCAAATTAAACACTATTAAGCCTAGTAGTACTATCGTTGGGCTTATAGCTGAACAACGAGGCTACCAAGCCAGATTAATCTTATTCCGAAAAATTTGAAAGTGGATTAGCTGCAGGCCTGCAGTTGTGGGTCttcctttttcatttattttttcctaATCAGATGATTCAGATCATTCATAGATGACGATTGTTGCCATCACTGCTGACGTCAACGATTCCATTCCAAAAATACAGGGCTTTTGCCGATATCATCACGCCGGTGATGTATTTTTTACTTTTACCATTTTTTCGTTTCGTGTGAATTCTTTTACAGTTTATAACCTGGACACTTTTGACTTGTCTCTATGTAGGTGGACTTCTTCTGGGTACCATACATTTTCTATATTTGCCTCCCTAAAAAGTCGATATAGAGCCGAAAACGAACCCAATAAATTTGACAGACTTTTTTTCATAGAAACAGAATCAAATCCTGttcacatttttttcttctgagaaTGTTATTTTATTGAAATAGAATCAATACAGTAAAAGAGAATCAAATAGAATCAAATCGTGTTCACACTACACACCAAGTCACCAACACATAAACATTTATGGATAAGGATTTCAATGCCTTAAAAAAATACGATTTCGACCTCTATTTGGAAATAAAATAATGGTTTTCCACACTGAAatcctttttttatttgatttttttttttgtaaaaaatcCAGAAAATTCGAACCTCGGCTGTCGTGGCGATTGCACAGTCAGCAGAGATTGTCGGTAACAGTTCTGCCACGTGGCTGAATTTAATTAACACGGCTCTCACCAATGAAACGACGTCCCAGTCGGACCATATAAATATCGGAGACCAGTAACACAGCTGATAAAACCTCATCGCATTTTCTCACACTCTCAtcagcacaaaaaaaaaaagcgaagtCACAAGCACACGAAGCAAAAACGCACTTTTCCTTCTGAATCATCAATGGGGGAGAAGAGCTTCAAGTACGTGATCCTCGGTGGCGGAGTCTCGGCTGTAAGTTTCTTCTCTGCGATCTGTTTGATCAAAATTTGGTAAAAATTGCGAGTCTTAATGTAAGAAATTGATGCCAAATCTGTATATACGACTCGAGTTTCTGGCCACTCCGGTGAAGGTTATAGGAATTTTTGACTGTAGGATTTGTGTAGGTGTACATAGATCTATGTATTTCAGCTGTGAATTTTTGAGTACTGGACGTTGTTAAGGTCAATGTGTGCTGCTATAGTTGTGTTAGTAAAGAGATTAGGTTAATTGTGAGAGTTGATGATACGATCACGTATCGGAAAGTTGTTTTGACTTTGGATAGTTAGTGTTGTGAAAGCCTTGATCACTGTGGAatgatttattgttttgttttctgaatACTGTAGGGATATGCAGCTCGGGAGTTTGCTAAGCATGGGGTTAAGCCTGGCGAACTAGCAGTAATTTCCAAAGAGGCGGTATGGTTAATTTCACTTTGTTTATATCTAGCTGATTGTGGATTTCGAGATATTTTATGCCATTAGTTGTGAAGTTTTTGAAGAGGACATAAGAATTGGATTTGCACGATAGCTGCCTAGTTTTTATGTAATTGAAGATATAGTTTTTGCATTAAACCTGCTTTTAGATTATTGCTTCATCATTCATGTGGATATCGTGCTTACTGATTGTATTACTTTCTGTACCGGCTGTAGTCACTTTACTTTATATTATTGCTGCTGtttcaaattgttttcttaTAATGGCTGTTggtatttggttttgtttaattATGAATCATTAACTTCTCCTGTCTATTTCTCGCAGGTTGCTCCCTATGAACGTCCTGCACTCAGCAAGGCTTATCTCTTCCCAGAGTGTAAGTGGTGTTCTTTTCATTTCCAACTTTCCTAAAAGCTGTAGTATTTTTTTATGACACGTGGTTCTTACTTGCACCTGGCACATCAGTGCACCAGTCTCCTTTTGTATGTTTATCACATTCAATGACATTGTAACTTAAAGTTGTAATTGGTTTTTGCAGCTCCTGCTAGACTTCCAGGGTTTCACACCTGTGTTGGAAGTGGAGGAGAGAGATTGCTTCCTGATTGGTACAAAGTGAAAGGTTTGTTTTTCCTCTACATCACAGTTTATACCAAACAGAGTTAAATAATTCCGGAGAGCTGTCCTAAGCAATTTTTGGAGATGGTTAAACAGACCACCATTGCTCATTCTTGTGCAAGAGTGCCAGACTCTATGTTACTATGTTATTGAATGTTTCATTTTGATCTTTACCATGAACTATTCTGATGGAAACATTTTTTATAATTACAGGAATAGAGTTGATTCTTAGCACTGAAATAGTCAAAGTAGATCTTGCTGGGAAGACTCTTGTTAGTGGAACTGGGGAATCcttcaagtttcagattcttatCATCGCAACTGGTTCAACTGTAAGCAACTCTACAAATAATGGGAGGCCTCTTGTATATTTAGCCATCTTTGCATATTGATCAAGtgcattttttatttatgtagGTTGTAAGATTGTCAGATTTTGGTGTGAAAGGAGCTGATGCTAAAAACATTTTCTACTTGAGAGAAATTGATGATGCTGATAAGCTTAATGATGCAATTAAAGCAAAAAAGAATGGGAAAGCTGTGATTGTTGGAGGAGGATACATTGGTCTTGAGCTTGGTGCAGCATTGAGAATTAACAATTTAGATGTTACTATGGTGTACCCTGAACCGTGGTGCAGTAAGTTTTTGCTGCTCTAagtcttttttttatatttaatttatttattttttattttttattttttatatgtaCTCTATGACCCTCATTCCCTAATTTTCTTTGTGCTTCTAGTGCCTCGGCTTTTCACTTCTGATATTGCTGCCTTCTATGAGGGTTATTATGCAAACAAGGGAGTTAAAATCGTCAAGGGAACCGTTGCTGTTGGTTTTACCTCTGATTCAAATGGAGAGGTAAATACACCATAACCTGGCATTTTGGTATTGATGTTTTTATAAATAGTATTCTGAATGGTGACTTTTAACCGTAATGCAGGTCAAGGAAGTGCATCTAAAGGATGGCACCGTGCTTGAAGCTgacattgttgttgttggtgttGGGGGAAGGCCACTAACATCCTTGTTCAAGGGACAAGTTGAAGAGGAGAAAGGTGGAGTTAAGGTATGGTCACTTCTATATCCCTTAATTTCTTCTCCCTGTCCCATACCTTAAGTAAATTATTTCCATGCTTAAACTTCTTAATCACAGTGTTAAATCTTAAATAATGATTGATCACTCATTTCAATGCAAATGAGCAGTCAATTTTACTACATAttaagaaaactaaaaaaaaagaatgctGCATTTGAGTTATTAAGGAAGCTGGACACCACTCCAGTTTACTTGATGTCTTTTATGCGCTGTACAGATTTTCTGATGTGACAGCAATTTTCATTATAAATATTTAGTGCATTTCTTTTTAATTCCAACATTGGACTAGTCAATCCTATTTCTGTAATTAAATAATCATGGAATCCATTTTGATTTATGCTGTTGATTGCAGACGGATACATTCTTTAAAACAAGTGTTCCTGATGTATATGCTGTGGGTGATGTTGCCACTTTCCCTTTGAAGTTGTACAATGAGAACAGAAGAGTCGAGCATGTTGACCATGCACGCAAATCTGCAGAGCAGGCCGTAAAGGTATTCAGCTCCCCTTAGATCTTTATTTATGTCCACTGTGTATTCATTTCTATTATTCTGGCAAATAAGTTGGAACCCGATTTTCGAAAATTCATCCCAAAGATCCAGGAATCATATAGTGTCTTGATTTTGTAGGCCATCAAGGCAAGCGAGGAGGGAAAGACAGTTGAGGTCTATGACTACCTTCCATTCTTCTATTCTCGCTCCTTTGATCTGTCATGGCAATTCTATGGTGATAATGTTGGTGAGACCGTGCTCTTCGGAGACAACAATCCCACCTCACCAAAGCCCAAGTTTGGAACCTACTGGATTAAAGACGGTAAGGTGGTCGGTGCATTTCTGGAGGCTGGCACTCCTGAGGAAAACCAGGCTATTGCCAAGGTTGCAAAGCTCCAACCTCCTGTTCAGAGTTTAGATCAGCTTGCAAAGGAAGGTCTTTCTTTTGCTAGTAAGATCTAAACATGAAGTTGGTACAAAATAAATGGGTTGCTTATTGCCAGACGTCTAGATAGCTTTTACAGACACTCTGTTACTTTGGTTTTCATCGAGTGATTCCAATATTTTACTTTGGGATTGATTACATAAGACTCTTATTGTTGACAGCAGTTAATCCTTCACTTATTATGTTATCAGCTGGGTGTTTCCCATTGTGTAGTATTACAGAAGTGGAAACGTTTACCATTACTGTTCCTTGTTAGGTCATAATATTGCTGTGTCCTTATAAGCCTCATAGTTCTCGGATTTTTACCTAATATCCCTTGGTTTCCTTCTGCTAGCGAGACAATTTTGCACATGCATCACATTTGATCATAATGAAGCAGCCTTGCATGATCACCATGTATGAAACAGCTTTAAAATGGCATATGAAAATTAAACTGCATGTTTGGTTTTCCTTTCAAAGTGTTAATAGTGGTAGCAGTAATAGCACTGGCAAACACAAGGGATGGAGTGCTGTACACTGCTGAAAGATCATCTGGTGTACAAATGACGCCGATCAGGGATGAGCAACACATAACAATTACGGTTATTACAGTTTTGATAAAACTTATCACGAATCAGAGGAGTAGAAATTTAATATGTAAAAAATACATAAACAAGTTGCTGATTTTCCTAATCAACATGCATATCCCTCCTTGTAGACTAgtattgaaacttgaaagtgtGAGACACAAGGAAATCAAACATGATGGTTTGCGTCAAGAATGTAGGTTGGATCTAGCAGAAACCATGAACAGCATCAACCAGCTGCCGCGTAGGTAGGATGGAAAAAGACATTAGATATCAAAATTTCGCCGATCAGAATGTGTTCAAAATTGTAACTTGTAAGGTATCGGTATTCTATTAAATCATCACTTCAACTTCATCCTTTGGGAGAAGGTAAATTGATGGAGTTCAGTCAAATTTACAGGGACGTTTTCTGTTCCTGATTCATCCTTGTGGAGAAAGACAAGGGTTATTGGAAATCAAGAGAAGAAGTGTTTTTCTTCGTTATCAAAGATGAAGATCGGGACTTATGCTTCTTATCATAACCAACTTATCAACTTAAAAATGATTGATGCATTTGATTGATTATTAGAAACTGCAAAGATAAGATATTCTCATGGgatcttatttattaaattaaaaaaaaaaaaacatgatacAAGCGAAACACGGAACAAATTTGAATTTCTCATCGTAACCTCTGATTCAAATTTGAATTCCTCATGATACACCTTAACCTAGTTCACAAAGTCTTAAATTCCTCATCTTCAAGAAGCAAAAAGCCATGCACACCATCATCCACCTTCATCAAGCTTTGCCGTGTTCTTTATCTTGAAGGAAGTTCTTACATCCAAGgttgcctaaaagtgaattcgtggctctcatcttcttccctttatggtttttactttcttgtaattcaaactcATATGTGTTTAGTTGTGAATTTTAAGACAATGTGTGGCTAATTCACTTTtattaggggcgaggtttgaagcccctaagatatgtttttgacaatattttgattcttagtttcgtgattgctttgttgtgaaattgtttatttggttttggtttacagataactcttgcatgtttatgttttatgaatgcgcacataaaatattatgatcatgtgagtggggctagaaataggtattttaatatcctaaacggttaataatgcttgtttcaatggtagtaaaacctataggacaataggtgaaaccaaataaaaaggattgcatgctaggtaggcgttccacactagttttgcatacttgtttcaatcaaacttccacatgtgattaatgcttagaataaattgttgataggatagcattttataccttgattgtttattctagtaatggtgcgttcatcttgcttaagtaatttatggaagtaataagaacttatgcatgcgttcatgatttgttcttgattgaaacctttttcacgacttagtaattgaaactaggatgataaatttgtctcaagcatgttttggtggtggatttccgagttcctAACATCTTCATCATTATCTTTCAAACCCTAGATTCAAAATcgtttttctttactttattttctgtttatttcgTTAAAAACCAGAAACCACCAGTTCAGTTCATTTCAGGATTGCAACGCCCTCTTCAATCATCCTCTTTGTCCctccatctttctctcttttctttttgttgtgtgacGTTTTCTTTAGTGttagtttagttttgttttgtgtgattaatatagttaccctcaatctctggcatcgaaagatccttgcttatcctttactactgacGACTACATtattgcagggttaagttgagcgtctattttgggcgtatcacaGTTGTGCCCTCCCCAGGAATGTCACTGAGAAAAAAACTCTCTTCAACAAAATAATAGTATTAGGAAAAAGAATTTGGCAAATCAAAAGATAAAAAACTAATAATGGTTAATCATTCACCTTTTGAGCTGTCACCACGACCATGACAAAAAACATAGTTCAAACTAGGATGAAATGAGTCTAAACCAATAATGAAGACAGAACCATTCAGTGAGGAGTTGTTGGATTCGACAATTACATGAAATAACGCCTGCATCACGGCACTGTGTGCATCTTTAAcctaaaaatcaaatttcaacagatgagaaacaaaacaaaaaaattagggCAGAAACACAAAAATGCAGAGTAAATGTACTTACACTCATCCCAGGCAGGAATCGTGCAATGAGAACTCCAAGAGCAATTTCTGCTCCAAGACTGATAGCTGTGTACTTGCACGGTTTCGCTGTTCTCACTTTGCTCTCTCCACCCAAAACAAGCAAATGAGTGCCCGAAAAATCAATGCCTCCAAGTAAAAATGAAGAGTTGTAGCTTCCTAGCAATGCACTAACAACCTCTGCTGCTGACACAAGAGAGGAGCTTAATTGCAAGGACAACATCTCAGAGGCAACACCTAAGAAAAATGTAAACAACTTGGTTAAACCAACAGAAGTCGAAAGAAACAGCATTGATCATGCAAATCATCAAGTAGAGCATGCCTAGAATCAGCATTGATCATGTTAGTTTTACGGCCCAATGTTACTACTGGTCCAGTTACTTACTTCTACCTACTCGGCAAGGCTACAATGAATAAGACGATTCATCCATCGTCAGTTTTTGGACAAGACTTGAATAAAATGTTTTCTAATTATAGCACGCTTTTTTCGtccaaaaatatttttttaaaaaaattatagcaCGCTTTCACATGAAAAATTGGGgttccattttcattttttttactgtaacacaccctttttttttttttgatgagtCCATCCTAGTGAAGGTGAAGAAATAAAACTTGGATTTCCTCATGGAGCTAAAACCAAAGGTATATCTCTTGTTTAGATCTTGCAAAGATAAGCTAGTCTTTTGCATTGCGGTATATGCTATGAATCATCCTTAAATTTATGCGGgaactctttttatttttattttttcttcatttttaatacTATTAGATAACAATATACtaaattttacttttattttcatactttGTTTTCTAGGTCAATCGTGCCACTTGTATAACTCAAGTGGCAATGCATTCTACAATCAGTACTGAAGCTACCACAGCTCAACCAATTTCTAAAGCTAGAAGTAGTGAACCAAGTACAAGGCATGTTACTCCTGCCAACAGTAACACACATTGGAAGCTATAGAATATAAATTAGTGGTCTTTGTTAAAATTTTAAGTACGTGGTGCATCTATTAGGATATATAGTTTAACTGATGAAAgaacaaaacattgttttagtATTTGTCTTACTATTAGTTGAAGGGTTGATTATGCTTTCATTATGGAAAACCAATGTGCTATCAAATTTAGCTCTTTAATTTAAGTGAAGGGATTATGTAAAAAATTCTAGTATTGTTTTGTGTGAAAGTTAATCATGACTTgaatatttggattttagactTGATTATTTTGGCTGAGATATCTCTAATTGTAATGAACTATTGAATGATTTATCATTCAATCGCGTTGAGGAACCAACAATTATGGTTTTGGTGAGAGGGAATATGATTTACAGTTTTAGGGTCGATGTCTTTTTTGTTGGTGTTaagaattaacaaaaaaaaaattaccctcATTGGTACGTATTGATATTCTTGAACaattggtttgtttgttttttttttttgggtgacaaTTGGAAAGACGAAAACGCCCAGCAAGTTAACGGAAAAATTGGATAGAAAATCTAAAAGTTAACGATAGGGTGTGAATCGGTAAGAGTTAGAAAAGTTAGGatgtgaaaaatcaaaattgaaatgtcaagGGGTTAATTGGCAGCTATGGAAAAAGTTAGGGAGtaatttgactattttaccaataaaataatataaacaGAAGTACGTGCAACTCAAATATTCATGTTTTGGTAACTCGGCCAAATCATAAGTATTCTTGAATTTTTTACTCTAAAATTTTAACGTTGGATTTGCTCATGTATCTAATATTTTGAATTGTATCTAAAGTTCTAAACACGCACCTTTCATAATTAATACTTAGGGCCAACCCATTAAGGCTTCAATCAATCTTATATATTACTTTTTTAAACCAAGATTTCACTAAATAATAAGCTTAATTAGTCTAGAGTAGTACGTACATCAAACTAGCATATGAAAGCTA
Above is a genomic segment from Rosa chinensis cultivar Old Blush chromosome 3, RchiOBHm-V2, whole genome shotgun sequence containing:
- the LOC112193014 gene encoding monodehydroascorbate reductase, seedling isozyme — its product is MGEKSFKYVILGGGVSAGYAAREFAKHGVKPGELAVISKEAVAPYERPALSKAYLFPESPARLPGFHTCVGSGGERLLPDWYKVKGIELILSTEIVKVDLAGKTLVSGTGESFKFQILIIATGSTVVRLSDFGVKGADAKNIFYLREIDDADKLNDAIKAKKNGKAVIVGGGYIGLELGAALRINNLDVTMVYPEPWCMPRLFTSDIAAFYEGYYANKGVKIVKGTVAVGFTSDSNGEVKEVHLKDGTVLEADIVVVGVGGRPLTSLFKGQVEEEKGGVKTDTFFKTSVPDVYAVGDVATFPLKLYNENRRVEHVDHARKSAEQAVKAIKASEEGKTVEVYDYLPFFYSRSFDLSWQFYGDNVGETVLFGDNNPTSPKPKFGTYWIKDGKVVGAFLEAGTPEENQAIAKVAKLQPPVQSLDQLAKEGLSFASKI